The following proteins are encoded in a genomic region of Glycine max cultivar Williams 82 chromosome 18, Glycine_max_v4.0, whole genome shotgun sequence:
- the LOC106796853 gene encoding uncharacterized protein, which produces MANQGGGGGATMYHGLDRFQRNNPPTFKGGYDPEGAEAWLKEIEKIFWVMECQDHQKVLFATHMLADEAEYWWENTRPRLEGAGGVVVQWETFRQTFLEKYFPEDVKNRKEMEFLELKQESMTVAEYAARFENLVRYFPHYQGEAGERSKCMKFVNGLRPEVKMMANYHGIHNFAQLTNMCRIFDEDQREKAAFYRNANASRGKEKKPVTHNRAKPYSAPSGKYGNHSGGQRTSGGLQPVGGSSQPINRVSQSAGRGSGGSGAPAIVTTPLRCGKCGRLRHIARKCTDREVTCFNCQGKSHLSTSCPYPRREKRSGSLNNQSGRPRTTGRVFALSGADAAQSDELIQGDMFLSANQVEASLREDARVYMILASMSAETTNPVSDIPMVKEFPEVFEEVSGLPPEREVEFSIDLVPSTGPISIAPYRMSPVELSELKK; this is translated from the exons ATGGCCAATCAGGGAGGCGGTGGAGGAGCAACTATGTACCATGGGTTAGATCGCTTTCAGAGGAACAACCCACCTACTTTCAAAGGGGGTTATGATCCTGAGGGTGCTGAGGCTTGGCTAAAGGAGATTGAGAAGATCTTCTGGGTGATGGAGTGTCAGGACCATCAGAAGGTGTTGTTTGCTACTCACATGCTAGCAGATGAGGCGGAGTACTGGTGGGAGAACACTCGCCCACGTCTCGAGGGAGCAGGTGGTGTTGTTGTCCAATGGGAGACTTTCAGACAAACTTTTCTGGAGAAGTATTTTCCAGAAGATGTGAAGAATAGGAAGGAGATGGAGTTTCTCGAGCTGAAACAGGAAAGTATGACGGTGGCAGAGTATGCGGCGAGGTTTGAGAACCTTGTAAGGTATTTTCCTCATTATCAGGGGGAAGCTGGGGAGAGGTCCAAATGCATGAAATTTGTCAATGGCCTTCGACCAGAAGTAAAGATGATGGCAAATTATCACGGTATTCACAACTTTGCACAATTGACCAACATGTGTAGAATCTTTGATGAAGATCAGCGGGAGAAGGCTGCTTTTTACAGGAATGCCAATGCTAGTCGTGGAAAAGAGAAGAAGCCTGTGACTCACAATCGTGCTAAGCCATATTCTGCCCCTTCCGGGAAATATGGAAACCATTCTGGAGGACAGAGGACCAGTGGAGGACTTCAACCAGTTGGTGGGAGTTCTCAGCCAATTAACAGGGTGTCTCAGTCTGCGGGTAGAGGTAGTGGTGGTAGTGGTGCTCCTGCTATTGTTACTACACCACTCAGGTGTGGGAAGTGTGGTCGGCTTAGGCATATTGCTCGTAAGTGCACAGATAGAGAGGTGACTTGCTTTAACTGCCAAGGTAAGAGCCACCTCAGTACCAGTTGCCCATATCCGAGGAGGGAGAAGAGGAGTGGAAGTCTGAATAACCAAAGTGGACGACCAAGGACCACAGGGAGAGTGTTTGCTCTTAGTGGTGCTGATGCTGCACAGTCTGATGAACTCATCCAAG GTGATATGTTTTTGTCTGCTAACCAAGTTGAGGCATCTTTGAGGGAGGATGCACGGGTATACATGATCTTAGCTAGTATGAGTGCCGAGACTACAAACCCTGTGAGTGATATACCAATGGTGAAAGAGTTTCCAGAGGTGTTTGAGGAGGTGTCAGGATTACCACCAGAGAGAGAGGTCGAGTTCTCTATAGACCTAGTGCCCAGTActggacccatatccatagcaCCTTATAGGATGTCCCCTGTGGAGTTGAGTGAGCTTAAGAAATAG
- the LOC102663616 gene encoding uncharacterized protein — translation MRVAQSRQKSYYDKRRKDLEFAIDDHVFLRVTPWTGVGRALKSRKLTPRFIGPFEILKRVGPVAYQVALPPSFSNLHSVFHISQLKKYVHDSSHVIELDNVQVKENLTYETQPLRIDDRMVKQLREKEIPLVKVVWGSASGEDATWELEGKMRDAYPTLFDTGKFQG, via the coding sequence ATGAGAGTAGCCCAAAGTAGGCAGAAGAGCTACTAtgataagagaagaaaagatcTTGAATTTGCTATAGATGATCATGTATTTCTGAGAGTCACTCCGTGGACTGGGGTTGGTAGGGCATTGAAGTCCCGTAAGCTCACACCTAGATTCATTGGTCCCTTTGAAATCCTAAAGCGTGTCGGCCCAGTTGCGTATCAGGTGGCTTTGCCACCATCTTTCTCAAATCTCCACAGTGTCTTCCATATCTCTCAGCTAAAAAAATATGTCCATGATTCGTCGCACGTGATTGAATTGGACAATGTCCAAGTGAAAGAgaacttgacatatgaaacacaACCACTAAGGATTGACGATCGTATGGTTAAGCAGCTAAGGGAGAAAGAGATTCCCTTGGTCAAAGTAGTATGGGGAAGTGCTTCGGGCGAGGATGCCACCTGGGAACTAGAGGGTAAGATGCGTGATGCATATCCTACCTTATTCGATACCGGTAAGTTTCAGGGGTGA